The Streptomyces sp. Mut1 genome window below encodes:
- a CDS encoding sialate:H+ symport family MFS transporter, with translation MHTTTPPTLPWYRQVSRTQWKSFFAAWIGYVLDGFDFVLITLVLTEISDDFGLSTVQAASLISGAFITRWLGGAVLGALGDRYGRKLSMVVSILLYSLGTFACGFAWNYHSLFAARLAIGMGMAGEYSASSTYVMESWPPALRNRASGFLISGFSVGSVLAAQVYDWVVPSLGWRWMFYLGLIPIAVALWMRRALPEAEEWTESVADEGARPNPFRPLFLTPRRATANTVLVAVATLSLFLVFTPGGSGMVPVLSVVAGLSLAALAVQLGGRRGWVLYLSMIVTLFFAFLYSWPIQALLPTYLKTELGYTTGQVTDVLYFAGFGTMVGCWTAGFLGDRIGTKKAYALTLLASLAFVYPVFAVENNLLLLGVLLFLLQATSFGISGLLPRYIGGHFPTRSRGAALGFTYNVGALGGAVAPVLGAHLASGMDLGRALAVLTFAGTVIVVLLVGFDVPARLNRLADPDARDDHLAAGPAADGPVAVER, from the coding sequence GCACCCAGTGGAAGTCGTTCTTCGCCGCCTGGATCGGCTACGTCCTGGACGGCTTCGACTTCGTGCTGATCACCCTCGTCCTGACCGAGATCAGTGACGACTTCGGGCTGAGCACGGTGCAGGCCGCCAGTCTGATCTCCGGCGCGTTCATCACCCGCTGGCTCGGCGGTGCCGTGCTCGGCGCCCTCGGCGACCGCTACGGCCGCAAGCTGTCGATGGTGGTGAGCATCCTGCTGTACTCGCTGGGCACCTTCGCCTGCGGATTCGCGTGGAACTACCACAGCCTGTTCGCCGCCCGGCTGGCCATCGGCATGGGCATGGCCGGGGAGTACAGCGCCAGCTCCACATACGTGATGGAGAGCTGGCCGCCCGCGCTGCGCAACCGGGCCAGCGGCTTTCTGATCTCCGGCTTCTCGGTGGGTTCGGTGCTGGCGGCCCAGGTCTACGACTGGGTGGTGCCCTCGCTCGGCTGGCGCTGGATGTTCTACCTCGGCCTGATCCCGATAGCGGTCGCGCTGTGGATGCGGCGGGCGCTGCCGGAGGCGGAGGAGTGGACGGAGTCGGTCGCGGACGAGGGTGCCAGGCCCAACCCGTTCCGGCCGCTGTTCCTGACCCCGCGCCGGGCCACCGCCAACACGGTCCTGGTGGCCGTCGCCACGCTCTCGCTGTTCCTCGTCTTCACCCCGGGCGGCTCCGGCATGGTCCCGGTGCTCTCGGTGGTCGCCGGGCTCTCGCTCGCCGCACTGGCCGTGCAGCTGGGCGGCAGGCGCGGCTGGGTGCTGTACCTGTCGATGATCGTGACGCTGTTCTTCGCGTTCCTGTATTCCTGGCCGATCCAGGCTCTGCTGCCGACGTATCTGAAGACGGAGCTGGGCTACACGACGGGGCAGGTCACCGACGTCCTGTACTTCGCGGGCTTCGGCACCATGGTCGGCTGCTGGACGGCCGGCTTCCTCGGCGACCGGATCGGTACGAAGAAGGCGTACGCGCTGACGCTGCTGGCCTCGCTCGCCTTCGTCTACCCGGTCTTCGCGGTGGAGAACAACCTGCTGCTGCTCGGAGTCCTGCTCTTCCTGCTCCAGGCGACGAGCTTCGGCATCTCCGGCCTGCTCCCCCGCTACATCGGCGGCCACTTCCCGACCCGCAGCCGGGGCGCCGCGCTCGGCTTCACGTACAACGTGGGTGCTCTCGGCGGGGCCGTCGCCCCGGTCCTCGGGGCGCATCTGGCCTCCGGCATGGACCTGGGCCGGGCGCTGGCGGTGCTGACGTTCGCCGGCACGGTGATCGTGGTCCTGCTGGTCGGCTTCGACGTACCGGCCCGGCTGAACCGGCTGGCCGACCCGGACGCCCGGGACGACCACCTGGCGGCGGGTCCGGCGGCGGACGGGCCGGTCGCCGTGGAGCGGTAG
- a CDS encoding acetyl-CoA C-acetyltransferase — MPDPLDVVICEPLRTPIGRFGGVFAGQRPAALAARVIAEVVARTGIDPDRVDEVILGHSYPSAEAPAIGRVAALDAGLPQTVTGIQTDRRCGSGLQAVLDAAMQIRAGFSEVVIAGGVDVMSAAPYYTHDGRWGIKGPGLQLHDALARGRVTAGGLHHPVPGGMIETAENLRRAYGISRADQDALALRSQRRAGRAAAEGRYEAEIVPVTVRTRKAETVVGADEHPRPDTTAEQLAALRPVMLKSDPEATVTAGNASGQNDAAAACLVTSAATAERLGLNPLARLVSFARAGVPAATMGLGPVPATRTALGRAGLTLADLDLIELNEAFAAQVLACTRELGLGEKDHEERINVNGSGVSLGHPVGATGARILATLTRELHRREARYGLETMCIGGGQGLAAVFERVAV, encoded by the coding sequence GTGCCCGACCCTCTCGATGTCGTGATCTGCGAACCCCTGCGCACCCCCATCGGCCGCTTCGGCGGGGTGTTCGCCGGGCAGCGGCCGGCCGCCCTCGCCGCCCGTGTCATCGCCGAGGTCGTCGCCCGCACCGGCATCGACCCCGACCGGGTCGACGAGGTGATCCTCGGCCACTCCTACCCCTCGGCCGAGGCCCCCGCCATCGGCCGGGTCGCCGCCCTGGACGCCGGGCTCCCGCAGACGGTCACCGGCATCCAGACCGACCGCCGCTGCGGCTCCGGGCTCCAGGCGGTCCTGGACGCGGCCATGCAGATCCGCGCCGGGTTCAGCGAGGTCGTCATCGCGGGCGGCGTGGACGTGATGAGCGCGGCCCCCTACTACACGCACGACGGGCGCTGGGGCATCAAGGGCCCCGGACTCCAGCTCCACGACGCGCTCGCCCGGGGCCGGGTCACCGCGGGCGGCCTCCACCACCCCGTACCGGGCGGCATGATCGAGACCGCCGAGAACCTGCGCCGGGCGTACGGCATCAGCCGAGCCGACCAGGACGCGCTGGCCCTGCGCTCGCAGCGGCGGGCCGGCCGGGCGGCGGCCGAGGGCCGGTACGAGGCCGAGATCGTCCCGGTCACGGTGAGGACCAGGAAGGCCGAGACGGTGGTCGGCGCCGACGAGCACCCCCGCCCCGACACCACCGCCGAACAACTCGCCGCGCTCCGCCCGGTCATGCTGAAGTCCGACCCGGAGGCCACCGTCACCGCGGGCAACGCCAGCGGCCAGAACGACGCGGCGGCCGCCTGCCTGGTGACGAGCGCCGCCACCGCCGAACGCCTCGGCCTCAACCCGCTGGCGCGGCTGGTCTCCTTCGCCAGGGCCGGAGTCCCCGCCGCCACCATGGGCCTCGGCCCCGTCCCCGCCACCCGCACCGCGCTCGGCCGCGCCGGCCTCACGCTCGCCGACCTCGACCTGATCGAGCTCAACGAGGCGTTCGCCGCCCAGGTGCTGGCCTGCACCCGGGAGCTGGGCCTCGGCGAGAAGGACCACGAGGAGCGGATCAACGTGAACGGCTCCGGCGTCTCGCTCGGCCACCCCGTCGGCGCCACCGGAGCCCGCATCCTCGCCACCCTCACCCGGGAACTGCACCGCCGCGAGGCGCGCTACGGCCTGGAGACCATGTGCATCGGCGGCGGCCAGGGCCTCGCCGCGGTCTTCGAGCGCGTCGCGGTCTGA